The following coding sequences lie in one Spinacia oleracea cultivar Varoflay chromosome 1, BTI_SOV_V1, whole genome shotgun sequence genomic window:
- the LOC110798484 gene encoding uncharacterized protein, giving the protein MKGNKSTALTLAQKCKNILASNWHGNLNTIKADSQGSKQDIYSSKVKYLLRKGKPYIWVPEKDLHNVNTIIDERASFAVARPYPGPLANVLRSMKKLPVRIALSGEIIPLGDEKVRSATESLRKMVMSEQKEIIESSYAVSGILSSSTFGNTSRSENLVDLLDDNENYAVYKFNASSCTFIDGNNGSHEVNPDEFGTTKPDRLSPFAAKLIDGINQSEIRRRALVVLCFALLNENAKDAYMLSVDHKGFDMLAKVLSGGAEYQWKEFRITFEEEAEDVELFCTKLVQMEEAALDKVKSCSGLG; this is encoded by the exons ATGAAAGGCAACAAATCCACTGCCCTAACCTTAGCTCAAAAATGCAAG AATATTTTGGCGTCAAATTGGCATGGAAATCTCAACACCATTAAAGCTGATTCACAAGGAAG CAAGCAGGATATATATTCTTCAAAAGTGAAGTATTTGCTCAGGAAAGGGAAGCCCTATATTTGGGTTCCGGAAAAAGATTTGCATAATGTG AACACTATAATCGACGAGCGTGCTTCCTTTGCGGTGGCCAGGCCTTACCCTGGGCCACTTGCAAATGTACTTAGATCCATGAAAAAG CTTCCAGTTAGAATCGCTTTATCTGGTGAAATTATTCCTTTAGGAGATGAGAAG GTAAGGTCGGCCACTGAAAGTCTCAGGAAAATGGTAATGTCTGAACAGAAGGAAATAATTGAGTCAAGTTATGCGGTTTCTGGTATATTGAGTTCCTCAACATTTGGCAACACATCTCGAAGTGAGAACCTTGTGGATCTTCTGGATGATAATGAAAATTATGCAGTTTACAAGTTCAATGCCAG CTCTTGCACGTTCATTGATGGGAATAACGGCAGTCATGAAGTGAATCCAGATGAATTTGGAACAACAAAGCCTGATAGATTAT CTCCTTTTGCTGCAAAGTTAATTGATGGCATCAATCAGAGTGAGATAAGGCGAAGAGCACTAGTGGTTTTATGCTTTGCCTTACTAAATGAGAATGCAAAG gATGCCTATATGCTGTCAGTTGATCATAAAGGTTTCGATATGTTGGCTAAAGTTCTCAGTGGCGGTGCTGAGTACCAATGGAAGGAATTCAGGATCACGTTTGAAGAAGAGGCAGAGGATGTTGAATTATTTTGTACAAAATTAGTTCAAATGGAAGAGGCTGCCCTTGATAAAGTGAAAAGCTGCAGTGGTTTAGGATAA